A DNA window from Hoplias malabaricus isolate fHopMal1 chromosome 5, fHopMal1.hap1, whole genome shotgun sequence contains the following coding sequences:
- the raf1a gene encoding raf-1 proto-oncogene, serine/threonine kinase a, with product MEHLQGAWKTFSNGLGMKDAVFESPCISPTTVQGFPYQRRSSDDGKIPDSKTSSTIRVYLPNQQRTVVNVRTGLTLHSCLIKALKVRGLQPECCAVYKLNAGHRSKKSRMDWNTDSTSLIGEELLVEVLDHVPLTTHNFVRKTFLKLAFCDICQKFLLNGFRCQTCGYKFHEHCSTKVPTMCVDWSNIRQLLLFPTPGEGGGPSLPPFTSRRMRESLSRIPSSSLHRHSTPHAFNYSTAYPPSGGALSQRQRSTSTPNVHMVSTALAVDSSLVEDAIRQGHSSAGSSPSQSPTGWNQSKAPAPAQKERASSFNSQEKNKIRPRDKRDSSYYWEIEASEVVLHSRIGSGSFGTVFKGKWHGDVAVKILKVTDPTPEQFQAFRNEVAVLRKTRHVNILLFMGYMTKDNLAIVTQWCEGSSLYKHLHVQETNFQMIQLIDIARQTAQGMDYLHAKNIIHRDMKSNNIFLHEGLAVKIGDFGLATVKARWSGSHQVEQPSGSILWMAPEVIRMQDNNPYSFQSDVYSYGIVLFELMTGELPYSQIANRDQIIFMVGRGYLSPDLSKLYKSCPKAMKRLVADCIKKSKEERPLFPQILSSIELLQHALPKINRSASEPYIPRAAQTEDINSCTLTSMKLPVF from the exons ATGGAGCACCTCCAAGGAGCCTGGAAGACCTTCAGCAATGGGCTAGGAATGAAGGACGCCGTCTTTGAGAGCCCTTGCATCTCCCCTACGACGGTGCAGGGATTTCCCTACCAACGTCGCTCTTCAGATGACGGCAAAATACCCGACTCCAAAACCAGCAGCACCATCCGAGTGTACCTGCCCAACCAGCAGCGCACTGTT GTGAATGTGCGGACGGGTCTGACTCTCCACAGCTGCCTCATCAAAGCTCTGAAGGTGCGAGGGCTTCAGCCCGAGTGCTGCGCTGTCTACAAGCTCAATGCGGGCCACAGGAG TAAGAAGTCTAGAATGGATTGGAACACAGACTCAACCTCGCTCATCGGGGAGGAGCTGCTGGTGGAGGTTTTAGACCACGTTCCCTTGACCACACACAATTTT GTTCGAAAAACATTTCTGAAGTTGGCTTTCTGCGACATCTGCCAGAAGTTCCTTCTGAATGGCTTTCGTTGCCAGACGTGCGGATATAAATTCCATGAGCATTGCAGCACGAAGGTTCCTACAATGTGTGTGGACTGGAGTAACATCAGGCAACTCCT GTTATTTCCGACCCCTGGTGAAGGTGGGGGCCCGTCTTTGCCTCCTTTTACCTCAAGGAGAATGAGGGAATCCCTCTCCAGGATCCCCAGCAG TTCATTGCACCGACATTCGACGCCTCATGCCTTCAATTACTCCACGGCGTACCCCCCCTCGGGAGGTGCCCTCTCGCAGAGGCAGCGCTCCACCTCCACGCCCAATGTGCACATGGTCAGCACGGCCCTGGCTGTCGACAGCAGCTTGGTCGAG GACGCGATACGTCAAGGTCACAGCTCAG CTGGTAGTTCCCCAAGCCAGAGTCCGACTGGCTGGAACCAATCCAAAGCTCCAGCACCAGCTCAGAAAGAGAGGGCATCGTCCTTCAATTCtcaggagaaaaacaaaatc CGCCCAAGGGATAAGAGAGACTCCAGCTACTACTGGGAGATCGAAGCCAGCGAGGTAGTTCTGCACTCCAGGATTGGATCTGGTTCCTTTGGAACAGTTTTCAAAGGGAAATGGCACG GTGATGTGGCAGTGAAGATTTTAAAAGTTACAGACCCAACGCCGGAGCAGTTCCAGGCCTTCCGCAATGAGGTGGCAGTTCTTCG GAAAACCAGACACGTCAACATCCTGTTGTTCATGGGCTACATGACGAAAGATAACCTCGCCATTGTGACGCAGTGGTGCGAGGGCAGCAGTCTGTACAAACACCTCCATGTGCAGGAGACCAACTTCCAGATGATCCAGCTGATCGACATCGCCAGACAGACCGCTCAGGGCATGGA CTACTTGCACGCAAAGAACATCATTCACCGGGACATGAAGTCAAACA ACATCTTCTTGCATGAAGGCTTGGCGGTGAAGATTGGGGACTTTGGCCTCGCCACAGTAAAGGCCAGGTGGAGCGGCTCTCATCAAGTGGAACAGCCGTCGGGATCCATATTATGGATG GCTCCTGAAGTGATCCGAATGCAGGACAACAACCCGTACAGCTTCCAATCGGACGTCTACTCGTACGGCATCGTGTTGTTTGAACTGATGACTGGAGAGCTTCCGTATTCACAAATAGCCAACAGAGATCAG ATCATCTTCATGGTTGGCAGAGGTTATCTGTCCCCAGATCTCAGTAAGCTGTATAAGAGCTGTCCCAAAGCCATGAAGCGGCTAGTCGCCGACTGCATTAAAAAGTCCAAAGAGGAGAGGCCTCTGTTTCCACAG ATCCTGTCCTCCATCgagctgctgcagcacgccCTCCCCAAAATCAACCGCAGCGCTTCAGAGCCGTACATACCACGAGCTGCGCAAACCGAAGACATCAACTCCTGCACTTTGACTTCCATGAAGCTGCCCGTCTTCTGA